From the Desulfovibrio sp. UIB00 genome, one window contains:
- the rpsO gene encoding 30S ribosomal protein S15: MVMDASDKKTVIDAHAKHEGDTGSPEVQVALLTARIEDLTGHFKEHKKDFHSRTGLLKLVGRRRNILNYLKKKDVQRYRALIEKLGLRK; encoded by the coding sequence GTGGTAATGGATGCCAGCGACAAGAAAACGGTTATTGATGCCCACGCCAAACATGAAGGCGACACCGGTTCCCCGGAAGTTCAGGTGGCTCTGCTCACCGCCCGTATTGAAGACCTCACCGGTCACTTCAAAGAACACAAGAAGGACTTCCACTCCCGCACTGGTCTGCTCAAGCTGGTTGGCCGCCGTCGCAACATTCTGAACTATCTGAAGAAGAAAGACGTTCAGCGTTACCGCGCTCTTATCGAAAAGCTCGGTCTGCGCAAGTAA
- a CDS encoding methyl-accepting chemotaxis protein, giving the protein MNGKFLLYSCVSALLAAGLGFGVNQLAGLPVFALIVTALVAAFGAFAAGRAFANGALREAGEAVCAVAANPSRSLNNTDPSLAPLFASLEDLRQAFKHDREYKDGILRGLPMPYLLVDTNERALSTNRACLNMLEIDDSIESCLGKTLAHLFYNDPTRKTAVGKSMATGECFKNLEVTIGGHKGGKVNVLANVFPIYNAEGACIGGMCVYVDMTALNEAQRQITEKNQRMAEVAQALEETMDELAQIVVALTGSIRQSDKNAAIAAGQLKEAASSMGHMNARVQEVAGNADKAAEASGHTMSKATTGAEVVQNALHGIENVHRVTLELRADMATLESHARAITEIMNVISDIADQTNLLALNAAIEAARAGEAGRGFAVVADEVRKLAEKTMASTTDVGRAIEAIQQSAAKSMSSMDNAVQQVEQATDYAKQSGEALDAIVGTVENTVGQVKAIAAASEEQSAASEQITHTIDQVNHMVADTSQSMGQASMETDKLQELTDKLEDLTAQLKV; this is encoded by the coding sequence GTGAACGGTAAATTCCTTTTGTACAGTTGCGTATCAGCGCTGCTGGCAGCGGGTCTTGGTTTTGGCGTAAATCAGCTTGCGGGTTTGCCCGTTTTTGCTCTTATTGTGACCGCTCTTGTGGCGGCTTTTGGGGCGTTTGCTGCCGGTCGTGCGTTTGCAAACGGGGCTTTGCGTGAGGCTGGTGAAGCTGTCTGCGCCGTGGCGGCCAATCCAAGCCGAAGCCTGAACAATACTGATCCCTCTCTTGCTCCGCTGTTTGCAAGTCTTGAAGACCTGCGACAGGCTTTTAAACACGACAGGGAATATAAAGACGGCATCCTGCGTGGTCTGCCCATGCCGTACCTCTTGGTGGACACCAACGAGCGCGCGCTCAGCACCAACAGGGCATGTCTGAACATGCTGGAAATCGACGACAGCATTGAATCCTGCCTTGGCAAAACCCTGGCCCATCTGTTTTATAACGATCCCACGCGTAAAACCGCCGTGGGAAAGAGCATGGCAACGGGCGAGTGCTTCAAGAATCTTGAAGTGACCATCGGCGGACACAAGGGCGGCAAGGTCAACGTGCTCGCCAACGTGTTTCCCATTTACAATGCCGAGGGTGCCTGCATTGGCGGCATGTGCGTGTATGTGGACATGACCGCGCTCAATGAGGCGCAGCGACAGATCACGGAGAAGAACCAGCGTATGGCCGAAGTGGCGCAGGCGCTGGAAGAAACCATGGATGAACTGGCCCAGATCGTGGTGGCCCTTACCGGCAGCATCCGGCAGTCGGACAAAAATGCCGCCATTGCCGCAGGGCAGCTTAAAGAGGCCGCCTCATCCATGGGCCACATGAACGCCAGAGTGCAGGAAGTTGCCGGCAATGCGGATAAGGCCGCCGAAGCTTCAGGACACACAATGTCCAAGGCCACCACAGGGGCGGAAGTTGTGCAGAACGCCCTGCACGGCATTGAAAACGTGCACCGTGTCACCCTTGAACTGCGTGCGGATATGGCCACGCTGGAATCACATGCCAGAGCCATTACCGAAATCATGAACGTTATTTCGGATATTGCCGACCAGACCAACCTGCTGGCTCTTAATGCCGCCATTGAAGCGGCCCGTGCTGGCGAAGCCGGGCGGGGTTTTGCCGTGGTGGCCGATGAAGTGCGTAAACTGGCAGAAAAAACCATGGCTTCCACAACAGATGTGGGCCGTGCCATTGAGGCCATTCAGCAAAGCGCCGCCAAGAGCATGTCGTCCATGGACAATGCCGTACAGCAGGTGGAGCAGGCCACAGACTATGCCAAGCAGTCTGGTGAGGCGCTGGACGCCATCGTGGGCACGGTGGAAAACACCGTAGGGCAGGTCAAGGCCATCGCCGCTGCCAGTGAAGAGCAGTCAGCCGCCAGCGAGCAGATCACCCACACCATCGATCAGGTGAACCACATGGTGGCCGACACGTCCCAATCCATGGGCCAGGCCAGCATGGAAACCGACAAGCTTCAGGAACTGACCGACAAGCTGGAAGACCTGACAGCGCAACTCAAAGTGTAG
- a CDS encoding DHH family phosphoesterase, translating to MQRTELIPPQFREGAERMAEALRHVDQVIVAAHVNPDGDAAGAVAAAGHILRSMGKEFMLYAQPGLPGYLDFFSTPGFVHTTLEHPPFKPRCAVLLDCGEPERLGRELAGRLPDMQTLNIDHHLGGNGMGNVANWVEPQAAATAQLMAYVALAAGLPLTGDLANALALGIITDTGGFCHGNTSAEVLYLTAHLVEHGCNIAQLREHLENSWSRGRLTLWGQLLQRAHLERNGSVCFCPVYLEDLRKCGALKEDLEGFVEQLRRLRGVQVAAVLREDSPACCKFSLRSYGAVDVRAAAARLGGGGHRNAAGGTVRADMDAASAQLLAAIAQELDAEALGSSGE from the coding sequence ATGCAGCGGACTGAACTCATTCCCCCGCAATTCCGCGAAGGTGCGGAACGCATGGCCGAAGCTCTTCGCCATGTGGATCAGGTTATTGTGGCCGCCCATGTGAATCCTGACGGTGATGCTGCAGGCGCGGTGGCGGCTGCTGGGCATATTCTGCGCTCCATGGGCAAGGAATTCATGCTCTACGCCCAGCCAGGCTTGCCGGGATATCTGGATTTTTTTTCCACGCCGGGCTTTGTGCACACAACGCTGGAGCATCCGCCCTTCAAGCCGCGCTGCGCGGTGCTGCTTGACTGCGGCGAACCCGAACGCCTTGGGCGCGAGCTGGCGGGTCGCCTGCCGGATATGCAAACCCTGAATATTGACCATCACCTCGGCGGCAACGGCATGGGGAACGTGGCAAACTGGGTTGAACCCCAGGCAGCGGCCACAGCCCAGCTCATGGCCTATGTGGCCCTGGCCGCAGGCCTGCCCCTTACTGGCGATCTGGCAAACGCCCTGGCCCTTGGCATCATTACCGACACTGGCGGCTTCTGCCACGGCAATACCAGCGCCGAGGTGCTCTACCTCACGGCCCATCTGGTTGAGCATGGCTGTAATATTGCCCAGTTGCGCGAACATCTTGAAAACAGCTGGAGCCGTGGCCGCCTGACCCTCTGGGGCCAGCTTTTGCAGCGGGCGCACCTTGAGCGCAACGGCAGCGTCTGTTTTTGTCCAGTCTATCTTGAAGACCTGCGCAAATGCGGGGCGCTGAAGGAAGACCTCGAAGGCTTTGTGGAACAACTGCGCCGTTTGCGCGGCGTTCAGGTGGCCGCGGTGCTGCGGGAGGATTCCCCGGCCTGCTGCAAATTCAGCCTGCGCTCCTATGGCGCGGTAGACGTGCGCGCCGCAGCGGCCAGACTTGGCGGCGGCGGGCACCGCAATGCTGCGGGCGGCACCGTGAGGGCAGATATGGACGCGGCAAGCGCCCAGCTGCTTGCTGCCATTGCCCAAGAACTGGACGCCGAAGCTCTGGGTTCGTCCGGCGAGTAA
- the thiF gene encoding sulfur carrier protein ThiS adenylyltransferase ThiF: MHNALHNGLARYLRPGQLEALRAARVGIAGAGGLGSNAALMLARSGVGNLVLVDDDVVDASNLNRQQYWPRHVGRPKVEALAELLLELNPEMGVEARRMRLDQNNMAEVLPACPIWVEAFDGPDDKTLLVETALLGGYRIASASGMGGWGGKAMGKRYLGHLVLVGDFSTDILLAPPLAPRVTEAAALLADAVLEMVLGVNEPL, translated from the coding sequence ATGCACAATGCACTTCACAACGGTCTTGCCCGCTACCTCCGCCCCGGCCAACTGGAGGCCCTGCGTGCCGCCCGCGTGGGCATTGCCGGGGCGGGAGGGCTTGGCTCCAACGCAGCCCTGATGCTGGCCCGAAGCGGCGTGGGAAATCTGGTGCTGGTGGATGATGACGTGGTGGACGCCTCCAATCTCAACCGCCAGCAATACTGGCCCCGCCATGTGGGCCGTCCCAAGGTGGAAGCCCTGGCAGAACTGCTGCTGGAGCTGAACCCCGAAATGGGCGTGGAAGCACGGCGTATGCGCCTTGACCAGAACAACATGGCTGAGGTGCTGCCCGCATGCCCCATCTGGGTGGAAGCCTTTGACGGACCAGACGACAAAACCCTGCTGGTGGAAACGGCCCTGCTCGGCGGCTACCGCATAGCCAGCGCGTCGGGTATGGGCGGCTGGGGCGGCAAAGCCATGGGCAAACGCTATCTTGGCCATCTGGTGCTCGTGGGCGACTTCAGCACGGATATCTTGCTGGCCCCGCCCCTTGCCCCCCGAGTGACAGAAGCTGCCGCCCTGCTGGCTGACGCCGTGCTTGAGATGGTGCTGGGCGTGAACGAGCCGCTTTAG
- a CDS encoding DUF448 domain-containing protein, translating to MQKNNAAPVEVGEQACDGPERMCVICRRRFPKADLDRHVLAEQGILTLDAEKTRPGRGWYVCSDPVCAAKFAKFRPGTRRKGGKHVR from the coding sequence ATGCAAAAGAATAACGCTGCGCCCGTTGAAGTCGGGGAGCAGGCCTGTGACGGGCCGGAGCGCATGTGCGTCATCTGCCGCCGCCGCTTTCCCAAGGCCGATCTCGACCGCCACGTACTGGCGGAGCAGGGAATTTTGACTTTAGACGCAGAAAAAACCAGACCGGGCAGAGGCTGGTATGTATGTTCCGATCCTGTCTGCGCGGCCAAGTTCGCGAAATTCAGACCCGGAACACGGCGCAAGGGGGGAAAACATGTCCGATGA
- a CDS encoding DUF503 domain-containing protein: MFMAVLTVEFSLEGNDNLKAKRRVANSLKQKTRNKFNVAIAEAGTEDSLSRLRLAVVSISNSETHLRSRMDKCALMMEAVCPEEMTDSQVEIYAAD, encoded by the coding sequence ATGTTTATGGCGGTTCTTACCGTAGAGTTCAGCCTGGAAGGCAACGACAATCTCAAGGCCAAGCGCCGCGTTGCCAACAGCCTGAAACAGAAAACCAGAAACAAATTTAATGTAGCCATAGCCGAAGCGGGAACAGAAGACAGTCTCTCCCGCCTGCGGCTAGCAGTGGTATCCATTTCCAACAGCGAGACCCATCTGCGCAGCCGCATGGACAAATGCGCGCTCATGATGGAAGCGGTCTGCCCCGAGGAAATGACGGATAGCCAGGTGGAGATATATGCAGCGGACTGA
- a CDS encoding ribosome maturation factor RimP, with amino-acid sequence MTDDVLKETITSLAEPLATSLGLVIWGVEIVRAGRTVVRLFVDVPFSAESGTKPAPADTDDIDAPALVALSATLEQCEHISRHIGLALEVEDTIPEAYVLEVSTPGLTRLFFSLDQMRHYIGDVVEARLLRAVAINEGSPEGPNPSHGGPRRLWRGTLLSVEENAFTLAPATISPEGEVTPENLPPVSIPWDAVRRASRMYIFRQPQKPGKGRAKAPTAKAEAKPRKEKKTKSSGSEENQ; translated from the coding sequence ATGACCGACGACGTACTCAAAGAAACCATCACCAGTTTGGCCGAGCCCCTCGCAACATCGCTGGGCCTGGTTATCTGGGGAGTGGAAATCGTCCGCGCCGGGCGCACAGTGGTTCGGCTCTTTGTAGACGTGCCGTTTTCTGCGGAATCCGGCACCAAGCCCGCCCCCGCCGACACCGACGACATTGATGCGCCAGCCTTGGTCGCGCTTTCTGCCACCCTTGAGCAATGCGAGCATATCTCACGCCACATCGGCCTCGCCCTTGAGGTGGAAGATACCATTCCCGAGGCGTATGTGCTGGAGGTCTCCACCCCCGGCCTGACGCGACTTTTCTTCAGCCTTGACCAGATGCGCCACTATATTGGTGATGTGGTAGAAGCCCGCCTGCTCAGGGCCGTTGCCATCAACGAAGGTTCTCCTGAAGGGCCCAACCCCTCGCACGGCGGCCCCCGCCGCTTGTGGCGCGGCACCCTGCTTTCCGTTGAAGAAAATGCATTCACCCTGGCGCCAGCCACCATCTCGCCCGAGGGCGAGGTGACACCCGAAAACCTGCCGCCGGTCAGCATCCCCTGGGATGCCGTGCGCAGGGCAAGCCGCATGTATATTTTCAGGCAGCCGCAAAAGCCTGGCAAGGGCCGCGCCAAAGCGCCCACCGCCAAGGCGGAGGCCAAGCCCCGCAAGGAAAAGAAAACAAAATCCAGTGGTTCTGAAGAGAACCAGTAA
- the nusA gene encoding transcription termination factor NusA, whose translation MNLELKKAIDQISKDKGLDRNMLIDTLEDAVRTSVLRRFSEDMDVEVTYNDETGDIEVYQFKIVMDDDDVANPDTQIEYSEAIKHDPSVQVDDEMGFRVKVEDLGRIAAQSAKQVIIQRMRDAEQEIIYTEYKDRVGEIVSGIVQRRDKGGWVVNLGRTEAILPREEQIPREHYKRGDRVQALIIEVRQEGRGPQVVVSRSHRDYMAALFRREVPEVDDGVVQIMGVARDPGSRAKVAVLSRERDVDPVGACVGVRGSRIQNIVQELHGERIDIVVWSADIATYARNALAPALVSRIVVDEEENLLEVIVPDDQLTNAIGRKGQNVKLAARLLGWKVDIFTETRYNEANAIGHGLEQVASVAEVSIEALLAAGYSSLDNLREATDQELADKLTISAARIADLRSAINFLAPIVESTPESSAVELKMPAATESGDAKE comes from the coding sequence ATGAATCTTGAACTTAAAAAGGCCATTGACCAGATCAGCAAGGACAAAGGCCTTGACCGCAACATGCTCATCGACACGCTTGAAGACGCGGTGCGCACTTCGGTGCTGCGCCGCTTCAGCGAAGATATGGACGTGGAAGTGACCTACAATGACGAAACAGGCGACATTGAGGTCTACCAGTTCAAAATCGTCATGGACGACGACGACGTTGCCAATCCTGACACGCAGATCGAATACTCCGAAGCGATCAAGCATGATCCCTCCGTGCAGGTGGACGATGAAATGGGCTTCCGCGTCAAGGTCGAAGACCTTGGCCGCATTGCCGCCCAGTCTGCCAAGCAGGTTATCATCCAGCGCATGCGTGATGCGGAGCAGGAAATCATCTACACCGAATACAAGGACCGCGTGGGCGAAATTGTATCCGGCATCGTGCAGCGCCGCGACAAGGGCGGCTGGGTTGTGAACCTTGGCCGCACCGAGGCCATACTGCCCCGTGAGGAACAGATTCCCCGCGAACATTACAAACGCGGCGACCGTGTGCAGGCCCTCATCATTGAGGTACGCCAGGAAGGACGCGGCCCGCAGGTTGTTGTTTCGCGTTCGCACCGCGATTACATGGCCGCCCTGTTCCGCCGTGAAGTGCCTGAAGTTGACGATGGCGTGGTGCAGATCATGGGCGTTGCCCGCGATCCCGGTTCCCGCGCCAAGGTTGCCGTGCTTTCGCGTGAGCGCGATGTGGATCCCGTGGGCGCATGCGTTGGCGTGCGCGGTTCACGCATTCAGAACATCGTGCAGGAACTGCATGGCGAGCGCATCGACATTGTTGTCTGGAGCGCAGACATCGCCACCTATGCCCGCAACGCTTTGGCCCCGGCCTTGGTTTCGCGCATCGTGGTGGACGAAGAAGAAAATCTTCTGGAAGTCATCGTGCCTGACGATCAGCTCACCAACGCCATCGGGCGCAAGGGGCAGAACGTCAAGCTGGCCGCGCGCCTGCTGGGCTGGAAGGTCGATATCTTTACCGAAACCCGCTACAACGAGGCCAACGCCATTGGGCACGGCCTTGAACAGGTTGCCAGCGTGGCGGAAGTTTCCATTGAGGCGCTTCTGGCCGCAGGCTACAGCTCGCTGGACAACCTGCGCGAGGCTACGGACCAGGAACTGGCCGACAAGCTCACTATCAGCGCGGCGCGCATTGCCGACCTGCGCTCGGCCATCAACTTCCTGGCCCCGATTGTGGAGAGCACTCCCGAATCCTCGGCAGTGGAGCTGAAAATGCCCGCAGCCACGGAAAGCGGAGATGCAAAAGAATAA
- the truB gene encoding tRNA pseudouridine(55) synthase TruB produces MPQQHGILVLRKPSGPTSARCLTAIKRLGQKKIGHAGTLDPLASGVLLVLLGQATKLSGHLLAGGGKVYSGTLRLGQATDTWDIEGKVVAEAPWEHVSEADVRREVAAWLELTEQAVPPYSAAKHEGQPLYKLARKGVEAPAKVKRIKISQAETLEVSLPFVSFRVACSSGTYIRSLAHSLGTRLGCGAVLTELTREYSHPFGLDVARDPADFTADPALLPGCVRPIAEALPHWRKVDLTPDEAARVRNGIAVPCRPEAPAQVDAPEPGATDAEPAEGFALLLEQGTALALAQLETTPAGPCWTVLRGLWN; encoded by the coding sequence TTGCCCCAGCAGCACGGCATTCTGGTGTTGCGCAAGCCCTCCGGCCCCACCTCGGCCCGTTGCCTCACGGCTATCAAACGCCTTGGGCAAAAAAAGATCGGGCATGCAGGCACTCTTGATCCTTTGGCATCAGGAGTTCTGCTTGTTTTGCTGGGACAGGCCACCAAGCTTTCAGGCCATCTGCTGGCTGGCGGCGGCAAGGTTTACAGCGGCACGTTGCGGCTGGGACAGGCCACCGACACATGGGATATTGAAGGCAAAGTTGTGGCCGAAGCGCCGTGGGAGCATGTGAGCGAAGCTGACGTGCGCCGCGAGGTCGCCGCATGGCTTGAGCTTACCGAGCAGGCCGTGCCGCCCTATTCAGCGGCCAAGCACGAAGGCCAGCCGCTCTACAAACTGGCGCGCAAGGGTGTGGAAGCCCCTGCCAAGGTCAAACGCATAAAAATTTCGCAGGCGGAAACACTCGAGGTGAGTCTTCCGTTTGTGAGCTTTCGGGTCGCTTGCAGTTCTGGCACCTATATACGCTCCCTGGCCCACAGCTTGGGGACGCGCTTAGGGTGTGGAGCCGTGCTCACAGAACTGACCCGGGAGTATAGTCACCCCTTCGGCCTCGATGTGGCCCGCGATCCTGCGGACTTCACGGCTGATCCCGCCCTGTTGCCGGGTTGCGTGCGTCCCATTGCGGAAGCACTGCCCCACTGGCGCAAGGTAGATCTCACGCCGGATGAAGCCGCTCGTGTGCGCAACGGCATAGCCGTGCCATGCCGCCCGGAAGCACCCGCGCAAGTGGATGCCCCCGAGCCGGGCGCGACAGATGCCGAGCCTGCGGAAGGCTTTGCGCTGCTGCTTGAACAGGGCACTGCCCTGGCTCTGGCGCAGCTCGAAACCACGCCCGCTGGCCCATGTTGGACCGTGTTGCGGGGACTTTGGAACTAA
- the infB gene encoding translation initiation factor IF-2: MSDDKIKIKDLGGDISQDPKDILRVARELGLPVKSATGSVTSEEATRLRDYFAEQKQVDAERAGSQRDVIVRRRRKDSPQEAETAAQEAPVAAPVETEAPKETAPVVEAVAEATPAAPAAAAEPVAPKASKPAQEPAPAAEHKARIVKPAKVISPARVISRPSDQKEPEVVEAPAPAAVESAPAPEAAPAAPVVEAVAAKASAEKPHADKTEAQDKAAKARVARPDASAMPEGSSAPTLPQRSAETRASEDGEEGAAPRRAPRAEAPATPQVRIISRPVPGATPTQDARPARTGDSRPGGYPPRDGAGRPPRPGGPRPGGPGGPGGAPRSAGGPRPGGPAGGFGQQAAPASPSDTRDGQSKKKRLKGRRTVDFQQGDFGRRSDDDDSGRLNRGKGRRKSGRSSVVPQSTQPLKAAKRKIRITEAIRVADMAHQMGLKANEIIKVLFGLGIMATINQTLDIDTATLVAAEFGYEVEKVGFSEDDYLVPKEVDAPETLKPRPPVVTIMGHVDHGKTSLLDAIRKSNVTSGEAGGITQHIGAYHVKTKRGEIVFLDTPGHEAFTAMRARGAQVTDLVILVVAADDGVMEQTREAINHSRAANVPIMVAVNKMDKPGAEPDRVLRELAELGLQAEEWGGDTIVAKVSAKSRMGLDELLEMVALQSEIMELKANPDKPARGHIVEAKLDKGRGPIATVLIQEGTLRQGDSFVCGTFSGRVRALVSDQGKKVKDAGPSLPVEVQGFEGVPEAGEEFFVVSDEKVARRIADSRAVKQRERDLASESRVTLETFLSQRKSDQETLTLNLVVKADVQGSLEAITEALNKQSTEKVRINVVHGGTGAITESDILLASASQAIIIGFNVRPTSKIKDVADHENVDIRFYEIIYKLVDDIKSAMAGMLAPVQREVYLGQAEVRDTFSVPKVGLIAGSYVADGKIARNAGVRLLRDGVVVYTGKISSLKRFKDDSKEVVKGNECGVGLENFNDVKIGDIIEAFETVEEAATL; encoded by the coding sequence ATGTCCGATGATAAAATAAAAATTAAGGATCTTGGCGGGGATATCTCGCAGGATCCCAAGGATATACTGCGTGTCGCGCGTGAGCTCGGCCTGCCGGTAAAATCCGCTACTGGTTCCGTCACCTCAGAGGAGGCCACTCGCTTGCGCGACTACTTTGCCGAACAGAAACAGGTTGATGCGGAGCGTGCCGGTTCGCAGCGCGACGTCATCGTGCGCCGCCGCCGCAAGGACTCCCCGCAGGAAGCCGAAACCGCAGCGCAGGAAGCCCCCGTTGCCGCACCGGTTGAAACCGAAGCGCCCAAGGAAACTGCCCCTGTGGTAGAAGCCGTGGCTGAAGCGACCCCGGCAGCCCCTGCTGCCGCTGCCGAGCCCGTTGCGCCCAAGGCTTCCAAGCCCGCGCAGGAACCGGCCCCCGCTGCCGAGCACAAGGCCCGCATCGTCAAACCTGCCAAGGTCATTTCGCCAGCGCGCGTTATCAGCCGCCCCAGCGATCAGAAAGAACCCGAGGTTGTGGAAGCTCCGGCTCCCGCAGCAGTGGAATCTGCCCCTGCGCCAGAAGCGGCCCCTGCCGCCCCTGTGGTGGAAGCCGTTGCCGCAAAGGCTTCGGCTGAAAAGCCCCACGCAGACAAGACTGAAGCGCAGGACAAGGCCGCCAAGGCCCGCGTGGCGCGCCCCGACGCCTCGGCCATGCCCGAAGGCTCGTCTGCGCCTACCCTGCCCCAACGTTCTGCCGAAACCCGCGCCAGTGAAGACGGCGAGGAAGGGGCCGCGCCCCGTCGCGCGCCCCGTGCGGAAGCTCCGGCAACGCCGCAGGTTCGCATTATTTCCCGTCCTGTTCCCGGCGCTACGCCCACGCAGGATGCCCGCCCCGCCCGCACTGGCGACAGCCGCCCCGGTGGCTATCCGCCCAGAGACGGCGCTGGCAGGCCTCCCCGTCCCGGCGGTCCCCGTCCTGGCGGCCCCGGTGGCCCCGGCGGCGCGCCGCGTTCTGCTGGCGGCCCCCGTCCCGGTGGTCCCGCAGGCGGCTTTGGGCAGCAGGCAGCACCTGCGTCCCCTTCCGACACACGCGATGGGCAGAGCAAGAAAAAACGCCTCAAGGGTCGCCGTACTGTTGATTTCCAGCAGGGTGATTTTGGCCGCCGCAGCGATGACGACGACAGTGGTCGCCTGAACAGAGGCAAGGGCCGCCGCAAGTCGGGCCGTTCTTCTGTGGTGCCTCAGTCCACCCAGCCGCTCAAGGCCGCCAAGCGCAAGATCCGTATTACCGAAGCCATCCGCGTTGCCGACATGGCCCACCAGATGGGTCTTAAGGCCAACGAGATCATCAAGGTACTCTTTGGTCTTGGCATCATGGCGACCATCAACCAGACGCTGGATATCGACACCGCCACTCTGGTGGCCGCAGAATTCGGCTATGAAGTTGAAAAAGTCGGCTTTTCTGAAGACGATTATCTGGTTCCCAAGGAAGTGGACGCGCCTGAAACTCTCAAGCCGCGCCCGCCTGTTGTTACCATTATGGGTCACGTTGACCACGGTAAAACTTCGCTGCTCGACGCCATACGCAAGTCCAACGTCACCAGCGGTGAAGCCGGCGGCATCACGCAGCACATAGGCGCATACCATGTGAAGACCAAACGCGGCGAAATCGTGTTCCTCGACACGCCCGGCCACGAAGCCTTCACAGCCATGCGCGCCCGTGGCGCTCAGGTCACCGACCTTGTTATTCTTGTGGTCGCCGCCGACGACGGTGTCATGGAGCAGACCCGCGAAGCCATCAACCACTCCCGTGCCGCCAATGTTCCCATTATGGTGGCCGTGAACAAGATGGACAAGCCCGGTGCCGAGCCTGACCGCGTACTGCGCGAACTGGCCGAACTTGGTTTGCAGGCCGAAGAATGGGGCGGTGACACCATCGTTGCCAAGGTTTCGGCCAAGAGCCGCATGGGTCTGGACGAACTGCTCGAAATGGTGGCCCTCCAGTCTGAAATTATGGAGCTCAAGGCCAACCCCGACAAGCCCGCTCGCGGTCATATCGTGGAAGCCAAGCTCGACAAGGGCCGTGGCCCCATCGCCACCGTGCTCATTCAGGAAGGCACCCTGCGCCAGGGCGACAGCTTTGTGTGCGGCACCTTCTCGGGCCGTGTGCGCGCTCTCGTGAGCGACCAGGGCAAGAAGGTCAAGGACGCCGGCCCCTCGCTGCCTGTGGAAGTACAGGGCTTTGAAGGCGTGCCGGAAGCTGGTGAGGAATTCTTTGTGGTGTCCGACGAAAAGGTCGCCCGCCGCATCGCCGATTCCCGCGCGGTCAAGCAGCGTGAACGCGATTTGGCCTCCGAATCGCGCGTCACCCTTGAAACCTTCCTGTCGCAGCGCAAGTCCGATCAGGAAACCCTGACGCTCAACCTCGTGGTCAAGGCGGACGTGCAGGGCAGCCTGGAAGCCATCACCGAAGCTCTGAACAAGCAGAGCACGGAAAAGGTACGCATCAACGTGGTGCACGGCGGCACAGGCGCAATCACGGAATCCGACATCCTGCTGGCTTCTGCCTCGCAGGCCATCATTATCGGCTTCAACGTGCGTCCCACTTCCAAGATCAAGGATGTGGCCGACCACGAAAACGTGGATATCCGCTTCTACGAGATTATCTACAAGCTCGTGGACGATATCAAGAGCGCCATGGCCGGCATGCTCGCCCCTGTGCAGCGTGAAGTGTACCTCGGTCAGGCCGAAGTGCGCGACACCTTCAGCGTGCCCAAGGTCGGCCTCATCGCCGGTTCCTACGTGGCTGACGGCAAGATCGCCCGCAATGCCGGCGTACGCCTGCTGCGCGACGGCGTGGTGGTCTACACGGGCAAAATCTCTTCCCTCAAGCGCTTCAAGGACGACTCCAAGGAAGTGGTTAAGGGCAACGAGTGCGGCGTGGGCCTTGAAAACTTCAACGACGTGAAGATCGGCGACATCATTGAAGCCTTTGAAACCGTCGAAGAAGCCGCCACTCTTTAA